The Arachis ipaensis cultivar K30076 chromosome B10, Araip1.1, whole genome shotgun sequence DNA window GTCCAGTCCTAGTAGCCTGCTCATCAGCACCTCTTGCCCTCTTCTTCTTTGGCCTCCCAATAGGTTTTCTATAAGTTGGAGGCAACACATCCTCGAACTGAGTTCTGTCCCAAAGGTTTGGCCCATTGACTGGGTAGACAACATGCTGGTAGCAAGAGATGTATGCAGCCTTTTTGTAGTAGTCAGCAACATATGAATCCACATTGAAGCACATTTTTCTTATGCATGTCATGGCATGTGCACAAGGAATTCCGGACAGTTGAAACTTCCTACATGAGCATTCATGATGCCTAAGATCAACCACAAATTTTTCCTTACCCCCCTGAATGCTAACCACCTCATATCTATCACGTCCAGCATACACACTCACCCATTGACCACTTAGTTCGGCTTGTTTTTCTACCTTAATCCTAATTCTGGGCAACACATCTCTATTATAAGGCACTATTCTGTCCCTGTTGTCAGCACAACGTTTCATAATGTAAACCCGGATATCCTCTAGCATAGTCACTATTGGCTTCTCCCTAGCCTCAACCATAACAGAATTAAAAACTTCACACATATTGTTAACTAAAGTGTCACACCTAGGTTTACACTCAAACCTGTGACGACACCAGTATTTTGTTGGAATCTCCATAAGATAGTTGTATGCTCCCTGATCCACCTTCTGTATCTCACTCATCCTCCTTTCCCATTCTTGAAGATAAGTTGCCTTGGCAGCATTCCACATCATTAGCTTCAACTGGAGTCCTGTATATCTCTTCTTGAAATTTGCATACAGGTGTCTGACACAAAATCTGTGGTCAACTCCAGGCAGAAGCTCCTCAAAAGTTGGCACCAACCCCTGTTTTGAGTATAAGAAAAGTTGTGACAAAACTTATGAATGTTACATGCTAACTAGAACACTTGTAATTAAGTATCAAACAACATAAAACACATGTAATTAACTAGAACACTTGTAATTAagtatcaaacaaaataaaatacatgTACCTTCTGTTGGTCAGACATGAAGGTGCAGGTCCTGATTTTGTCTGCTCCTAGGTCATCACACAGGTGCTGGAGGAACCATGTCCACAAGTCCTTTGTTTCAGCTTCCACAACTGCATATGCTATTGGCAGGATTTGATCGTTTGGATCCCAACCCATAGCAGTCAGTAACCAACCTCCATAAGGTGTTTTCAGAAAATAGCCGTCCAACCCAATTATTGGCCTACAAGCCATAAAACTCCTCCTACAAGCATCCAACAT harbors:
- the LOC110268504 gene encoding uncharacterized protein LOC110268504, encoding MHARWLSKVFLNKIAENPKIKLTTLMRKAYTKWNVELTKSKASRVRQFALDELQGTYVEQYRRLYDYCHELLRTNPGSSVHLKVQRPPEFASERPVSGVDLRPRFERIYVMLDACRRSFMACRPIIGLDGYFLKTPYGGWLLTAMGWDPNDQILPIAYAVVEAETKDLWTWFLQHLCDDLGADKIRTCTFMSDQQKGLVPTFEELLPGVDHRFCVRHLYANFKKRYTGLQLKLMMWNAAKATYLQEWERRMSEIQKVDQGAYNYLMEIPTKYWCRHRFECKPRCDTLVNNMCEVFNSVMVEAREKPIVTMLEDIRVYIMKRCADNRDRIVPYNRDVLPRIRIKVEKQAELSGQWVSVYAGRDRYEVVSIQGGKEKFVVDLRHHECSCRKFQLSGIPCAHAMTCIRKMCFNVDSYVADYYKKAAYISCYQHVVYPVNGPNLWDRTQFEDVLPPTYRKPIGRPKKKRARGADEQATRTGLSREGQQQKCSYCLCSGHNKRSCPKKRKVTPNPTVNNVATSTSKGRKRQGVRKSSRLSAKTDSGKAADSGSRKQRGSNNKPPSHPKRKPPVSSQQSQAASKRAKVNHSQTASAPAPTTTRVLPSPVKRVTQSQLRFMARTPPRAWKKVE